One Littorina saxatilis isolate snail1 linkage group LG10, US_GU_Lsax_2.0, whole genome shotgun sequence DNA window includes the following coding sequences:
- the LOC138977884 gene encoding uncharacterized protein, translating to MERESTDLGEWTQKNTGHHDTENTGHYTENTGHHDAENTGHHDTENTGHHDAENTGHHDAENTGHHDTENTGHHDTENTGHHDTENTGHYDTENTGHHDAENTGHHDAENTGHHDTENTGHHDAENTGYYTENTGHHDTENTGHHDTETTGHHDTENTGHHDTENTGHHDAENTGYYDTETTGHHDAENTGHYDRENTGRHDTENSGHYDTENTGHHDTENTGYYDTENEGHYDTENTGHYDTENTGHHDTENTGYYDTENEGHYDTENTGHHDTDNTGHYDTENEGHYDTENTGHHDTENTGYYDTENEGHYDTENTGHYDTENTGHHDTDNTGRHDTENTGHYDTERPVRLA from the exons atggaacgagaatcaactgatcttggtgaatggactcaaa AAAACACGGGTCACCATGATACAGAAAACACGGGTCACTATACAGAAAACACAGGTCACCATGATGCAGAAAACACGGGTCACCATGATACAGAAAACACGGGTCACCATGATGCAGAAAACACGGGTCACCATGATGCAGAAAACACGGGTCACCATGATACAGAAAACACGGGTCACCATGATACAGAAAACACGGGTCACCATGATACAGAAAACACGGGTCACTATGATACAGAAAACACGGGTCACCATGATGCAGAAAACACGGGTCACCATGATGCAGAAAACACGGGTCACCATGATACAGAAAACACGGGTCACCATGATGCAGAAAACACGGGTTACTATACAGAAAACACGGGTCACCATGATACAGAAAACACGGGTCACCATGATACAGAAACCACAGGTCACCATGATACAGAAAACACGGGTCACCATGATACAGAAAACACGGGTCACCATGATGCAGAAAACACGGGTTACTATGATACAGAAACCACAGGTCACCATGATGCAGAAAACACGGGTCACTATGATAGAGAAAACACGGGTCGCCATGATACAGAAAACTCTGGTCACTATGATACAGAAAACACGGGTCACCATGATACAGAAAACACGGGTTACTATGATACAGAAAACGAGGGTCACTATGATACAGAAAACACGGGTCACTATGATACAGAAAACACGGGTCACCATGATACAGAAAACACGGGTTACTATGATACAGAAAACGAGGGTCACTATGATACAGAAAACACGGGTCACCATGATACAGACAACACGGGTCACTATGATACAGAAAACGAGGGTCACTATGATACAGAAAACACGGGTCACCATGATACAGAAAACACGGGTTACTATGATACAGAAAACGAGGGTCACTATGATACAGAAAACACGGGTCACTATGATACAGAAAACACGGGTCACCATGATACAGACAACACGGGTCGCCATGATACAGAAAACACGGGTCACTATGATACAGAAAGACcggtacggttggcctag
- the LOC138978927 gene encoding uncharacterized protein, with protein MDTSVDAALEATRILMDKGKLLGLEGSELRDFVLECERENGERAERARERAERAEIADAERKRADAERERERADAERERERADAERERERADRVEREREEREQQTRLEELRIQVELARATNSRDRGGDEEEGNQNNNNHRNHRPRDTDNYQPKLPFLEDKDDVEAFLLQFERHAEASHWDPNTWSVRLSALLKGKARTAYTKMKVADARDYALLRKTLLERFQITAETYRQRFRNTRKENADSYKEFITQISLFLDRWVEMSNIGESFDDFKDLILTEQVYESMPTELVTYVKDRKPNSIDDVIDTVTLYEENRPKESRRHGKKPEERGHKATHGTNSTNKDKDEGNKSRTSVKCFRCGKLGHFKKDCRQPPKDESASAAFQDENDVEGNATHDQLCDKCVHKKFTKLSQIVVEGQVVTAFRDTGSTSTIVDSKLVPASKITTRTKETSLAKKSVKEKLSVAHVYMDTPYFVGETEVSVMENPVHPVLIGNSMGVGSEKIETPVYPVRETVIPETTATAVTRGQEKREEEGNASIPSFPMEGKIFTVADLKREQQDDKSLEKLHVLARTNVTRGRVQFIYDKDVLYRQYSDKQGKDHRQVVVPHKMRAKVLSTGHDTAMSGHLGQKKSRERIWQDFFWPGIVGDIKRYCSSCDVCQRTMPKGRTRKVPLGKMPLIETPFKRVAVDIVGPIKPMSETKKQYILVMVDFATRYPEAVALKDIKAETVADALWTFWTRLGLPEEVLTDNGTQFTSELMTQVNQLLAIKGLTTSPWHPQCNGVVERFNGTLKAMLKKMTFEQPTKWDQYLPALLFAYREVPQDSLGFSPFELLYGRTVRGPMQVLRQLWTEEESNDEIRTTAEHVIDLRNHIEETCKIARDHLAKSAIRQAHFYDKKTKKRELIVGTRVLLLLPTKHNKLELAWKGPYVIEEQINSFDYKIKVGRQTRVYHINLLREYHEREMIAEPEKLPEEVVEQSAIVGEDLEEQDDEIFANMGPDPSILIPSTKRTEYEKDVHVADTLTARQQREVRDACTEFSASLTDVPKATTLEICNIKMTDDRPVYVKPRPIPHALVDVVEREVKEMLDLKVIEPATSPYNAPIVIVKKAQGKAVRFCNDFREANKVIENDAEPITEQKYATVEKECLATVWGIQKFERYLYGRHFILETDHQPLQYLQRMKPTNARLMRWALQLQPYVFTVKIIPGKDNIGADYLSRATMN; from the coding sequence ATGGATACTTCAGTGGATGCAGCCCTGGAAGCGACGAGGATTTTGATGGATAAAGGGAAGTTACTTGGTTTGGAGGGATCTGAGTTGCGTGATTTTGTTCTGGAATGTGAGCGTGAGAATGGTGAACGTGCGGAGCGTGCACGTGAACGTGCTGAACGTGCGGAAATTGCCGATGCTGAACGTAAACGCGCCGAcgctgaacgtgaacgtgaacgtgccgacgctgaacgtgaacgtgaacgtgccgacgctgaacgtgaacgtgaacgtgccGACCGTGTTGAACGTGAAAGAGAAGAACGCGAGCAACAAACTCGACTCGAGGAGTTGAGGATTCAGGTCGAATTAGCTCGCGCAACAAACTCACGCGATCGCGGAGGcgatgaagaagaaggaaaTCAGAACAATAACAATCACAGAAATCATAGACCTCGCGATACCGATAACTACCAACCGAAGTTACCATTCCTCGAAGACAAAGACGATGTAGAAGCGTTCCTTCTGCAATTTGAACGTCATGCTGAAGCATCACACTGGGACCCTAACACTTGGTCTGTACGTTTGTCCGCACTGCTAAAAGGTAAAGCACGCACTGCTTACACCAAGATGAAAGTCGCTGATGCACGCGACTACGCATTGCTCCGAAAGACTTTGCTGGAAAGATTTCAGATTACCGCGgaaacatacagacaaagaTTCAGAAACACACGGAAAGAAAACGCTGACTCGTACAAAGAGTTCATTACTCAGATTTCTTTGTTCCTCGATCGCTGGGTTGAAATGTCCAATATCGGAGAAAGTTTCGATGATTTCAAAGACCTCATACTGACGGAACAAGTGTATGAAAGCATGCCTACTGAACTCGTCACGTACGTGAAGGATAGAAAACCAAACAGCATTGATGACGTGATCGACACCGTAACTCTCTACGAAGAAAACCGACCCAAAGAAAGCCGTAGACATGGGAAGAAACCTGAAGAGAGAGGACACAAGGCAACACACGGGACGAATTCCACAAACAAGGACAAGGACGAAGGAAATAAAAGCAGAACCAGCGTCAAATGTTTCAGATGTGGAAAATTGGGCCATTTCAAGAAGGATTGTCGCCAGCCTCCGAAAGATGAATCAGCCAGTGCCGCATTTCAAGACGAGAATGACGTCGAGGGGAATGCGACACATGATCAACTGTGCGACAAATGTGTTCACAAGAAATTCACCAAACTGTCCCAAATCGTAGTTGAAGGCCAGGTAGTCACTGCTTTCCGCGACACCGGAAGCACCTCTACGATTGTTGATTCCAAACTAGTACCAGCTAGCAAGATTACTACGCGCACAAAAGAAACGTCTTTGGCGAAGAAATCAGTGAAAGAGAAACTATCGGTCGCACACGTTTACATGGACACGCCGTACTTCGTGGGAGAAACCGAAGTTAGCGTCATGGAGAATCCTGTCCATCCTGTGTTGATTGGAAACTCGATGGGTGTAGGATCGGAGAAAATCGAGACACCTGTATATCCAGTCCGTGAGACCGTAATCCCTGAAACCACTGCAACAGCCGTTACCCGAGGACAAGAAAAACGTGAAGAGGAGGGAAATGCGTCAATTCCCAGTTTTCCTATGGAAGGAAAGATCTTCACCGTTGCTGATCTAAAGAGAGAACAGCAAGACGACAAAAGCCTTGAGAAATTACATGTGTTGGCACGAACGAATGTAACTCGAGGGCGAGTTCAGTTCATCTATGACAAGGACGTGTTATATCGCCAATACAGTGACAAGCAAGGAAAGGACCACCGACAAGTAGTAGTACCTCACAAGATGCGAGCAAAGGTATTGTCCACCGGACACGATACGGCGATGTCGGGCCATCTCGGACAGAAGAAATCAAGAGAACGGATTTGGCAAGATTTTTTTTGGCCGGGGATCGTGGGTGACATCAAACGCTACTGCAGTTCTTGTGACGTGTGCCAACGTACTATGCCAAAAGGACGGACGAGGAAGGTACCTCTGGGAAAGATGCCTCTGATTGAAACTCCGTTCAAGCGTGTAGCCGTTGACATAGTAGGACCAATCAAACCCATGTCTGAGACAAAGAAGCAGTATATCCTAGTGATGGTGGATTTCGCGACCAGATATCCTGAAGCTGTTGCTCTCAAAGACATAAAGGCAGAAACCGTGGCTGACGCGCTATGGACATTCTGGACAAGATTGGGACTTCCAGAAGAAGTATTGACCGACAACGGAACGCAGTTCACCAGCGAGTTGATGACTCAAGTCAACCAACTGCTCGCAATCAAGGGATTGACAACTTCACCTTGGCATCCTCAATGCAATGGTGTTGTAGAACGTTTCAATGGAACTTTGAAAGCGATGCTCAAGAAGATGACTTTTGAACAACCGACCAAGTGGGACCAGTACTTGCCAGCACTACTGTTCGCATACCGAGAAGTTCCCCAAGATTCACTTGGATTTTCTCCTTTCGAACTTTTGTATGGGCGGACAGTGCGTGGACCAATGCAAGTATTGCGTCAACTGTGGACGGAAGAAGAAAGCAACGACGAGATACGCACGACGGCTGAACATGTTATTGATCTGCGAAATCACATTGAAGAAACGTGCAAGATCGCCCGCGACCATCTCGCCAAGTCAGCAATACGACAAGCTCACTTCTACgacaagaagacgaagaagagagAACTCATTGTCGGCACCAGAGTTTTGCTTCTACTGCCAacgaaacacaacaagctagaACTTGCATGGAAGGGACCATACGTGATCGAGGAGCAGATCAACTCATTTGATTACAAGATCAAAGTGGGTCGCCAAACTCGTGTCTATCACATCAACCTTTTGCGAGAGTACCATGAACGAGAAATGATCGCTGAACCAGAGAAACTTCCAGAAGAAGTGGTGGAACAGAGCGCGATAGTCGGCGAAGATCTAGAAGAACAAGATGACGAAATATTCGCCAACATGGGACCTGATCCCAGCATACTCATTCCGTCTACAAAACGTACCGAGTATGAGAAAGATGTACATGTAGCTGACACATTGACGGCAAGACAACAACGTGAAGTCAGAGACGCATGTACAGAATTCAGCGCATCGTTGACTGATGTACCAAAAGCTACGACTCTAGAAATCTGCAACATCAAGATGACTGATGATCGACCTGTGTACGTGAAACCACGACCCATACCTCATGCGTTAGTGGACGTGGTGGAACGTGAAGTGAAGGAGATGTTGGATTTGAAGGTTATCGAACCAGCCACTTCACCCTACAACGCTCCGATAGTGATCGTGAAGAAAGCACAAGGTAAAGCAGTGCGTTTCTGCAATGATTTCAGAGAAGCAAATAAAGTCATCGAGAACGACGCTGAACCAATCACAGAACAGAAATATGCCACCGTAGAGAAAGAATGCTTAGCGACCGTCTGGGGAATCCAGAAATTTGAGCGTTATCTCTACGGAAGACATTTCAtactggagacggaccatcaacctcttcAGTATCTACAGCGGATGAAACCAACCAATGCCAGACTGATGCGCTGGGCACTGCAACTTCAACCGTACGTCTTCACCGTGAAGATCATTCCCGGCAAAGACAACATTGGAGCAGACTACCTCAGCCGTGCTACCATGAACTGA